Proteins encoded within one genomic window of Formosa agariphila KMM 3901:
- the pepE gene encoding dipeptidase PepE, translating to MKNMIIASTSTVFGSGYLEYILDDLKLHFKAVKTILFIPYARPSGITHDDYTAKAKDAFSKININVEGIHTFKNPKTAIEQAEAIFVGGGNTFVLVSQLYKIKAIEVLTEVVQNGTPYLGTSAGSNICGLTMNTTNDMPIVYPPSFKTLGLVPFNINPHYLDSDVNSEHMGETRETRIKEFLCYNTQTVVGLREGSWLQVLGESITLKGPFPARIFKHDLAPYEVESGKLLEHLT from the coding sequence ATGAAAAATATGATTATAGCAAGTACTTCTACAGTTTTTGGTAGTGGTTACTTAGAATATATATTAGATGATTTAAAATTGCACTTTAAAGCCGTTAAAACAATCCTCTTTATACCTTACGCTAGACCAAGCGGAATAACCCACGATGATTATACAGCTAAAGCAAAGGATGCCTTTTCTAAGATTAATATTAATGTTGAAGGCATTCATACCTTTAAAAACCCAAAAACTGCCATAGAACAAGCAGAAGCTATTTTTGTGGGTGGTGGTAACACTTTTGTTTTAGTAAGTCAGCTTTATAAAATTAAAGCAATAGAAGTTCTAACTGAAGTAGTACAAAACGGAACGCCATATTTAGGTACCAGTGCGGGAAGTAATATTTGTGGTTTAACCATGAATACGACTAACGATATGCCTATCGTATACCCGCCTAGTTTTAAAACTTTAGGTTTAGTTCCTTTTAATATCAATCCACATTATTTAGATTCAGATGTAAATAGTGAGCATATGGGTGAAACCCGAGAAACTAGAATCAAAGAATTTCTATGTTATAACACACAAACCGTTGTAGGATTAAGAGAAGGAAGTTGGTTGCAAGTACTTGGAGAATCTATAACTTTAAAAGGACCATTTCCGGCTAGAATTTTTAAACATGACCTTGCACCTTATGAAGTTGAAAGTGGTAAATTACTTGAGCATTTGACATAA
- a CDS encoding GNAT family N-acetyltransferase, which translates to MQKFTQNKHSDALLFERFSEMFGQNYECIGVFNDETLIGICGLWFCTRHYSGRSIEVDHVYIDDEYQSKGIGKQLFSWIYTYAKAKGYEAVELNTYVQNHPSHKFYYNEGFNILGYHFVKKM; encoded by the coding sequence ATGCAGAAATTCACCCAAAATAAACATTCGGATGCGCTTTTATTTGAACGGTTTTCAGAAATGTTTGGTCAAAATTATGAATGTATAGGTGTTTTTAATGACGAAACATTGATAGGAATTTGCGGATTATGGTTCTGCACAAGACATTATAGCGGGCGTAGTATAGAAGTGGATCACGTATATATAGACGATGAGTACCAAAGTAAAGGTATTGGTAAGCAATTATTTTCTTGGATTTATACATATGCGAAAGCTAAAGGTTACGAAGCTGTCGAGCTAAATACATACGTACAAAACCATCCTTCGCATAAATTTTACTATAATGAGGGCTTTAATATACTAGGTTATCATTTTGTAAAAAAAATGTAA